A genomic segment from Gracilimonas sediminicola encodes:
- a CDS encoding aspartyl/asparaginyl beta-hydroxylase domain-containing protein, translating to MDPLKTLNKIVFTLEQRGWIKKTPAFIYNYENEYPDFKILEENADIIQRECRELLNIKDNIPDLDGLAGAKTKGGVQAIKWKSFMFKSGDFIEENCSLCPETADLLRGIPRIKQAFFSILDPEQYIKPHFGYYKGFLRYHLGVIIPGNNADNNCRIRINDQCEVFNCEDKSKIEHGESYFWKNGEGIMFNDVYLHDATNQTKEIRVVLFIDVLRKFHWSIDWINKLILFVGYKTKSVKQIAKNAKVKTT from the coding sequence ATGGATCCTCTAAAAACTCTGAATAAAATAGTATTCACATTAGAACAGAGGGGTTGGATTAAAAAAACCCCCGCTTTTATTTACAATTATGAAAATGAATACCCCGACTTTAAAATACTCGAAGAAAATGCAGATATTATTCAGAGAGAGTGCCGGGAACTCTTGAATATCAAAGACAATATCCCAGATTTGGATGGACTGGCAGGTGCTAAAACCAAAGGGGGGGTACAGGCGATCAAGTGGAAATCATTTATGTTCAAGTCGGGGGACTTCATTGAAGAAAACTGTAGTCTCTGCCCTGAAACCGCCGACCTTCTTCGAGGAATACCTCGAATAAAACAAGCCTTTTTTTCTATTCTAGACCCAGAACAATACATTAAACCTCATTTTGGGTATTATAAAGGTTTTTTACGATACCATTTAGGTGTAATCATCCCAGGAAATAACGCAGACAATAATTGCAGGATCCGGATCAATGACCAGTGTGAGGTTTTTAACTGTGAAGATAAATCTAAGATTGAACATGGTGAATCCTATTTCTGGAAGAACGGGGAAGGTATAATGTTTAATGATGTATATTTGCACGATGCAACAAATCAAACGAAAGAGATTCGCGTAGTTTTGTTCATCGATGTGTTACGAAAATTTCATTGGTCTATTGATTGGATTAACAAATTGATATTATTTGTAGGTTATAAAACAAAATCCGTCAAACAAATCGCCAAAAATGCAAAGGTAAAAACCACATAA
- a CDS encoding tetratricopeptide repeat protein, whose translation MNTFLKTVFSLLIIGLLSFTATAQNNSDFQLATRLMQQQQHADALPLLQELHDDNPGTYVYADRLIDCLIQLKQYDQGLEIARKYQDQPEVESQVEIRIGEIYHFKEETEKALDIWYANLESHPRQLQLYITTARTMVSRREYVEAVEVYKKARNVFQNDRLFFGDIANAYMRAGEYELAIEEWLNLLESSPNQISYIQRSLLRYNDPILYDITIIELDERLGKLSISSPNYQTFYQLQIWLLQENKLYRRALATAKEYESRSQSYNYSLFNLGRQLTENNEFELAKEAFTYYTDNAYGEIKWRGLEELADTYSKWAKYIDDYNLDFTNKRDSLYKLATVMLDSIETETNNYSGMGNVQLKRAELALDHVFNLDKARTALRKLKNLPAMRDSPEIPYLEGRIHLAQKKFTEARISFTRANKQAEIGELAEKTRYFLALTDFYAGDYEFAGIQLKSLGRQNTSYYANDALELRLWLQQGTAVDTSGKLLSRFADAVFMENNGASAKSSEAFLGMINDESFTALKDDALLFFVESPHIQKAKKYNELSVFLVSNPATPIKEKLLWEQAKLAEQTNIQSVRSACESTGDCFWNLDSTTSTAEISPKDIYERLILEYPQGFYAPYARERLTELTNQNS comes from the coding sequence ATGAACACTTTTTTAAAAACCGTTTTCTCTTTATTGATTATCGGGTTGCTGAGTTTCACAGCCACAGCTCAAAACAACAGCGACTTCCAGCTTGCCACCCGGCTTATGCAGCAGCAGCAACATGCCGATGCCCTGCCCCTGTTACAGGAACTGCACGATGACAATCCCGGCACTTACGTTTATGCCGACCGGTTAATCGACTGCCTGATCCAGTTAAAGCAGTATGATCAGGGACTCGAAATTGCCCGTAAATACCAGGACCAGCCCGAAGTTGAAAGTCAGGTAGAGATCCGAATCGGGGAAATCTATCATTTTAAGGAAGAGACAGAAAAAGCATTAGATATCTGGTATGCCAACCTGGAATCTCACCCCCGTCAGCTACAACTTTATATAACCACCGCCCGAACGATGGTAAGCCGGCGTGAATATGTTGAGGCCGTTGAAGTGTATAAAAAGGCGCGGAATGTATTTCAAAACGACCGTTTATTTTTCGGGGATATAGCAAATGCTTATATGAGAGCCGGCGAATACGAGCTGGCAATTGAAGAATGGCTGAATTTACTGGAATCGTCCCCAAACCAAATATCATACATACAGCGCAGTTTGCTTCGGTACAACGACCCTATTCTGTACGACATCACCATTATTGAACTTGACGAGCGGTTGGGTAAGCTCTCCATTTCATCCCCCAACTATCAAACGTTTTACCAGCTGCAGATTTGGCTGCTTCAGGAAAACAAATTATACCGCCGGGCGCTTGCCACAGCTAAAGAATATGAGAGCCGATCTCAATCCTACAACTACTCGCTGTTTAACCTGGGCAGGCAGCTGACCGAGAATAATGAATTTGAACTGGCTAAAGAAGCCTTCACCTATTACACCGACAATGCCTACGGTGAGATTAAGTGGCGGGGTCTGGAAGAACTGGCGGACACCTATTCAAAATGGGCCAAGTATATCGATGATTACAATCTTGACTTCACCAACAAACGAGACAGCCTCTATAAACTGGCTACCGTTATGCTGGATTCTATCGAGACTGAGACCAACAATTATAGCGGTATGGGGAATGTGCAGCTTAAAAGAGCCGAGTTAGCTCTCGACCATGTTTTTAATCTGGACAAAGCCCGAACAGCCCTCCGAAAGCTAAAAAACCTCCCGGCTATGCGGGACTCACCCGAGATTCCGTACCTGGAAGGACGAATTCATCTTGCTCAGAAAAAGTTTACCGAAGCGCGCATCAGTTTTACACGGGCTAATAAGCAAGCCGAAATTGGAGAACTCGCCGAAAAAACCCGTTACTTTCTCGCCCTCACCGATTTCTACGCCGGTGATTATGAATTTGCAGGCATTCAGCTGAAATCGCTGGGCAGGCAGAACACCTCTTATTACGCCAACGACGCCCTCGAACTTCGGTTATGGCTGCAACAGGGAACGGCCGTAGATACTTCAGGCAAGTTACTCTCCCGGTTTGCCGATGCTGTTTTCATGGAAAATAACGGTGCGTCTGCAAAAAGCTCTGAAGCATTTTTGGGAATGATAAACGATGAGAGTTTTACTGCTCTAAAAGATGATGCTTTACTCTTCTTCGTTGAATCTCCTCATATTCAAAAAGCCAAAAAGTATAATGAACTGAGCGTATTTTTGGTATCAAATCCTGCCACCCCCATCAAAGAGAAATTACTTTGGGAACAGGCAAAACTGGCTGAACAAACCAACATTCAATCAGTACGAAGTGCGTGTGAATCTACCGGGGATTGCTTTTGGAACCTTGATTCAACAACTTCAACAGCAGAAATTTCTCCAAAAGATATTTACGAGAGGCTCATACTGGAATATCCGCAGGGATTTTACGCTCCATATGCCCGAGAACGACTGACAGAATTAACCAATCAAAACTCCTGA
- the tnpA gene encoding IS200/IS605 family transposase, translating into MRRGSHTVSRLTCHIVWVTKYRYHVLKGDVQKRCRELLIQVCEGEEVQILKGVVSKDHIHIHIEYPPRIALSQFVKRMKGRSSHILQKEFPHLQDRYWGRHFWATGYGVWSTGNITDEMVQQYLEHHRNKDDEDNSDFILE; encoded by the coding sequence ATGCGAAGAGGAAGTCATACGGTAAGTAGGTTGACGTGTCATATTGTGTGGGTGACTAAATATAGATACCATGTACTGAAAGGCGATGTGCAAAAGCGCTGTCGGGAGCTGCTGATCCAGGTATGTGAAGGAGAGGAGGTACAGATTTTGAAAGGGGTAGTGAGTAAAGACCACATTCATATCCACATTGAATATCCACCCCGAATAGCATTGAGTCAGTTTGTAAAGCGGATGAAGGGGCGAAGTTCGCATATACTTCAAAAAGAGTTTCCCCATCTTCAGGATAGATATTGGGGGAGGCATTTTTGGGCGACAGGATATGGAGTTTGGAGTACGGGCAATATCACTGATGAGATGGTCCAACAATACTTAGAGCATCATAGAAACAAAGATGATGAAGATAATTCAGATTTCATCTTGGAATGA
- the mazG gene encoding nucleoside triphosphate pyrophosphohydrolase yields the protein MKPSRKFEDLVELVAILRKECPWDRKQTHESIKDNLIEEAYEAIEALDNQDFDEFKKELGDLLLHVVFHSRMATETETFDIGDVIYTLMEKLIRRHPHVFGDTKVDGEEQVSENWENIKLKEGKKSTLDGLPAHLPALIRAQRMQEKAANVGFDWPEWKLAWEKLDEELQEFRQALETNNPDELADEFGDVLFSLVNVSRYFDLNAEDSLRKTNAKFEQRFRYIEKKLKEQEKALKDATLEEMDVFWNEAKNQS from the coding sequence ATGAAGCCAAGCCGGAAGTTTGAAGATCTTGTAGAGTTGGTAGCTATTCTCCGGAAGGAATGTCCCTGGGATCGTAAGCAAACCCATGAATCCATCAAAGACAACCTGATCGAAGAGGCTTATGAGGCCATTGAAGCGCTTGACAATCAGGATTTCGATGAGTTCAAAAAGGAGCTCGGCGACCTGCTGCTCCACGTTGTATTTCATTCCCGGATGGCTACCGAAACCGAGACCTTTGACATAGGAGATGTGATTTACACGCTGATGGAAAAGCTTATCCGCCGGCACCCTCATGTTTTTGGTGATACGAAAGTAGATGGCGAAGAACAGGTTTCTGAAAACTGGGAAAACATCAAACTTAAAGAAGGAAAGAAATCTACATTGGATGGCCTGCCTGCTCACCTTCCCGCATTAATTCGCGCGCAACGCATGCAAGAGAAAGCAGCGAATGTGGGCTTCGATTGGCCGGAATGGAAACTTGCCTGGGAAAAACTGGATGAGGAACTGCAGGAATTCCGGCAAGCTTTAGAGACAAATAATCCCGATGAACTCGCCGATGAGTTTGGTGATGTGTTGTTTTCCCTGGTTAACGTGAGCCGGTATTTTGACCTCAATGCAGAGGATAGTCTCCGAAAAACCAATGCCAAGTTTGAGCAACGTTTTCGCTACATCGAGAAAAAGCTAAAGGAGCAGGAAAAAGCCCTCAAAGATGCCACATTGGAAGAGATGGATGTGTTTTGGAATGAGGCCAAGAATCAGTCTTAA
- a CDS encoding DUF2306 domain-containing protein — protein MESYQFDSIGLAHFSFAILSMILGALIIFIKKGGSFHKKLGYVYFGSMIGLNVTALMIYKLFGFFGPFHVFALISLVSVIAGFVPAYLKKPKDTWLEYHYEFMNWSVVGLYAAFWSETFTRFFSFQGWDGFWILVGTATGITVAIGAYLIKKKKSYFLEKFGGKKYASVD, from the coding sequence ATGGAATCTTATCAATTTGACTCTATCGGACTTGCTCACTTCAGCTTTGCTATTCTTTCTATGATTTTGGGTGCGCTTATCATTTTTATAAAGAAAGGGGGATCATTCCATAAAAAGTTAGGCTACGTCTATTTTGGCTCAATGATAGGGCTGAATGTAACCGCCCTGATGATTTACAAACTCTTCGGTTTTTTCGGGCCGTTCCATGTGTTTGCTTTGATCAGCTTGGTTAGTGTGATAGCCGGATTTGTTCCCGCTTACCTCAAGAAACCAAAGGACACCTGGCTGGAGTATCACTATGAATTTATGAACTGGTCGGTAGTGGGCTTATATGCTGCGTTCTGGTCAGAAACTTTTACCCGGTTCTTCAGTTTTCAAGGCTGGGATGGATTCTGGATATTGGTAGGAACAGCCACAGGAATTACGGTTGCCATAGGCGCTTACCTGATTAAAAAGAAGAAGAGCTATTTTTTAGAAAAGTTTGGCGGAAAAAAATATGCTTCGGTTGATTAA
- the leuS gene encoding leucine--tRNA ligase, producing the protein MHSYNPADIESKWQQHWLENKTFETPTDKSKPKYYVLDMFPYPSGAGLHVGHPEGYTATDIIARYKRMKGFNVLHPIGWDAFGLPAEQYAVKTGTHPRITTEKNVNKFREQLQAIGFSYDWDREVNTTDPDYYKWTQWIFLKLYEKGLAYEDEVAVNWCPELGTVLANEEVIDGKSEVGGYPVIRKPMRQWVLKITEYAERLLQDLEDLDWPESLKEMQRNWIGKSVGAEIDFEISGHDEKLKVFTTRPDTIFGATYMVMAPEHHLVDKITTEDQKQAIADYQEEAAKKSDLERQELNKEKTGAFTGAYAINPANGKQIPIWIADYVLDSYGTGAIMAVPGQDERDWEFAEKFDLEIVRTVQPEEGFEGKAYTGEGVAINSDFLNGLKIKEAKNKIITWLEEKGAGTKSVNYKLRDWLFSRQRYWGEPFPIIHVDGEPKPLPESELPVELPEVDKYQPTGDGEPPLANAKNWVETTDPETGKTAIRETNTMPQWAGSCWYYLRYISPEFDGGPVDPDYEKYWMPVDLYVGGAEHAVLHLLYARFWHKVLYDMGVVSTKEPFNKLVNQGMILGEMEFTGPDGNKIAEDKVEKKGEGFVLKGTDTKVEARAHKMSKSRGNVINPDNIIAQYGADSLRLYEMFMGPLEQVKPWSTKGVEGVNRFLNRVWRLLVDEDSGEISAKVKDVEAEKKHLKPLHEAIKKVSEDIEGLRFNTAISALMIFVNEANGWDEIPLSVAEEFIQILNPFAPHITEELWRMLGHEDTLAYEGWPQFNEEYLKADSITYPVQVNGKVRADIEVDADKAKDKEYVLGLAKEEENVAKYLADGNLVKEIFVPGKIVNLVVK; encoded by the coding sequence GGGCTTCATGTAGGTCACCCGGAAGGATATACGGCTACGGATATCATTGCCCGTTACAAACGGATGAAAGGCTTCAACGTGCTTCACCCAATTGGCTGGGATGCATTTGGATTACCAGCCGAGCAATATGCGGTGAAAACGGGAACACATCCGCGAATCACCACAGAAAAGAACGTAAATAAATTCAGGGAACAGCTGCAGGCTATTGGTTTCAGTTACGACTGGGATCGCGAAGTGAATACCACCGACCCGGATTATTATAAGTGGACCCAATGGATCTTTTTGAAGCTGTATGAAAAAGGCTTGGCGTACGAAGATGAGGTTGCTGTAAACTGGTGCCCTGAACTGGGAACCGTACTGGCGAATGAAGAAGTCATTGACGGCAAGAGTGAAGTTGGTGGCTATCCCGTTATCCGAAAGCCGATGCGCCAGTGGGTGTTGAAGATTACAGAATATGCCGAGCGATTGCTCCAGGATTTGGAAGATCTGGACTGGCCGGAGTCGCTGAAGGAAATGCAGCGCAACTGGATCGGGAAATCGGTTGGGGCAGAAATTGATTTTGAGATTTCAGGCCATGATGAAAAGCTGAAGGTTTTTACAACACGACCGGATACCATTTTTGGTGCTACTTATATGGTGATGGCTCCCGAGCATCACCTGGTGGATAAAATCACGACCGAAGATCAAAAGCAGGCGATTGCTGATTATCAGGAAGAAGCGGCCAAGAAATCGGACCTGGAGCGACAGGAACTGAACAAAGAGAAAACGGGCGCTTTTACCGGGGCTTATGCCATCAACCCGGCCAACGGTAAGCAAATCCCAATCTGGATTGCCGATTACGTGCTGGATAGTTACGGAACCGGAGCCATTATGGCCGTACCCGGTCAGGATGAAAGAGACTGGGAATTTGCTGAGAAATTTGATCTGGAAATCGTTCGCACGGTTCAGCCGGAAGAAGGATTTGAAGGAAAAGCCTACACCGGAGAAGGAGTTGCCATAAACAGTGACTTCCTGAATGGGTTGAAAATCAAAGAAGCCAAAAATAAAATCATTACCTGGCTGGAAGAGAAAGGTGCCGGCACCAAATCGGTGAATTACAAACTGCGCGACTGGCTGTTCTCCCGTCAGCGTTACTGGGGTGAACCGTTCCCGATTATCCATGTGGATGGGGAACCAAAACCGCTGCCGGAATCTGAATTACCGGTAGAGCTTCCGGAAGTGGATAAATATCAACCCACCGGTGATGGCGAACCGCCACTGGCGAATGCAAAAAATTGGGTGGAAACCACCGATCCGGAGACCGGGAAAACGGCCATCCGTGAAACCAATACCATGCCGCAATGGGCCGGTTCCTGTTGGTACTATCTGCGGTACATCAGTCCAGAATTTGATGGAGGTCCTGTAGATCCGGATTATGAAAAATATTGGATGCCTGTAGATCTGTATGTAGGGGGAGCCGAACATGCGGTTCTGCACCTGCTGTATGCACGTTTCTGGCACAAAGTACTGTACGATATGGGCGTGGTTTCAACCAAAGAACCATTTAATAAGCTGGTGAACCAGGGGATGATACTGGGTGAAATGGAATTCACCGGTCCCGATGGCAATAAGATTGCTGAAGACAAAGTAGAGAAGAAGGGTGAGGGCTTTGTGCTCAAAGGCACCGATACGAAAGTGGAAGCCCGGGCTCACAAAATGTCCAAAAGTCGCGGTAATGTCATCAACCCTGATAACATCATAGCTCAATACGGAGCCGACTCGCTGCGATTATACGAGATGTTCATGGGACCGCTGGAGCAAGTAAAGCCCTGGAGCACCAAGGGTGTGGAAGGTGTGAACCGGTTTCTGAATCGGGTTTGGCGCTTGCTCGTAGATGAAGATTCCGGAGAGATATCTGCTAAGGTGAAGGATGTGGAGGCCGAGAAAAAACACCTGAAGCCTCTCCATGAAGCCATCAAGAAAGTAAGCGAAGATATTGAGGGACTCCGTTTCAATACCGCCATTTCCGCACTGATGATTTTTGTGAACGAAGCCAATGGATGGGATGAAATTCCTTTATCGGTAGCTGAAGAATTTATTCAGATTTTGAATCCATTTGCTCCGCATATCACAGAAGAATTGTGGAGAATGCTGGGTCATGAAGACACACTGGCTTACGAAGGCTGGCCTCAGTTCAACGAAGAATACCTGAAGGCTGATTCTATCACCTATCCGGTTCAGGTGAATGGGAAAGTCCGCGCCGATATTGAAGTGGATGCCGATAAAGCCAAAGACAAAGAGTACGTGCTGGGCTTAGCGAAGGAAGAAGAAAACGTAGCCAAATATCTTGCTGATGGAAATCTGGTGAAAGAGATCTTTGTGCCCGGGAAGATTGTGAACTTGGTAGTCAAGTAA
- a CDS encoding ClbS/DfsB family four-helix bundle protein, with amino-acid sequence MARPKTKKELKELSKQNFAKLNQLIDSYSAEEQNAEFPEGTMNRNIRDVLAHLHHWHLMMLDWYEVGMKGEKPEMPAKGHTWKTTPELNKEIWTKYRNVELNKIREDLSLSFLKLQKIITQHSNEELFEKKRFKWTGSTSLGAYLISATSSHYDWALKLIKKAKK; translated from the coding sequence ATGGCTCGTCCTAAAACAAAGAAAGAATTAAAGGAACTGAGTAAGCAGAATTTTGCCAAACTTAATCAGTTGATTGACTCATATTCTGCAGAGGAACAAAATGCCGAATTTCCGGAAGGGACAATGAACAGGAACATTAGAGATGTACTCGCTCATCTTCACCATTGGCATTTAATGATGTTGGATTGGTATGAAGTGGGGATGAAGGGAGAAAAACCGGAGATGCCCGCTAAGGGACACACATGGAAAACAACTCCTGAGCTAAATAAAGAAATTTGGACAAAATACAGGAATGTCGAACTCAATAAAATTCGGGAAGATTTGAGTCTATCCTTCCTAAAACTTCAAAAAATCATTACCCAACATTCGAATGAAGAACTTTTTGAGAAAAAAAGATTTAAGTGGACCGGATCTACATCACTTGGAGCTTACCTGATTTCTGCTACTTCAAGCCATTACGACTGGGCTCTTAAACTCATTAAAAAAGCAAAGAAATAA
- a CDS encoding citrate/2-methylcitrate synthase: MSEGIHTGFDEQQYPYINKGLEGIVAFSTSKSFIDGQKGELIYSGYLIDTLAENATFEEVCFLLWNDRLPNAEELESLKKLLIEHRSLPQPVLDYIKTTDKSAEPMAVLRTAVSMLADFDDTHGKFDDTLFEGQAIDITAKIPTIIAAFDRARKDKDIVAPLDEGSTAFNFLYMLNGEKPGEQAEKTMDLCLILHAEHGMNASTFTCRTICATQADMYSAVTGAIGALKGPLHGGANTAVMNTLLELDKDPDTADAVEFTKKKLANKEKISGFGHRVYKTFDPRARLLQTMSKDLSEETGHQQLYEWSMDMLNTMKSEKDIDPNVDFFSATVYYSIGIEPDLYTCIFTMSRVSGWTGHFMEQAANNRLIRPRALYVGEKGLEWTPVEER; encoded by the coding sequence ATGTCAGAAGGCATTCACACAGGCTTTGACGAGCAACAATATCCTTATATCAATAAAGGACTTGAAGGCATTGTAGCTTTTTCTACATCTAAAAGTTTTATTGACGGACAAAAAGGCGAACTTATTTATTCCGGGTATCTTATCGACACCCTGGCTGAAAATGCAACCTTTGAAGAAGTTTGCTTTTTACTTTGGAACGATCGCCTTCCAAACGCGGAAGAACTGGAAAGTTTAAAGAAGCTTTTGATTGAGCATCGTTCACTTCCTCAGCCGGTACTCGACTATATTAAAACTACCGATAAGAGCGCTGAGCCTATGGCCGTTCTGAGAACAGCCGTCTCCATGCTTGCAGACTTTGATGATACGCATGGCAAGTTTGATGACACTTTATTCGAAGGTCAGGCCATCGACATCACGGCAAAGATTCCTACTATCATTGCAGCCTTTGACCGTGCCCGTAAAGACAAAGACATTGTAGCGCCACTTGATGAAGGCAGCACTGCGTTCAACTTTCTATATATGCTGAATGGCGAGAAGCCCGGCGAGCAAGCTGAAAAGACCATGGATCTTTGCCTGATCCTGCATGCCGAGCACGGAATGAATGCCTCAACTTTCACATGCCGTACTATTTGTGCAACACAGGCTGATATGTATTCAGCCGTAACCGGAGCTATCGGTGCACTGAAAGGACCTCTTCATGGCGGAGCCAACACGGCTGTTATGAATACCCTGCTTGAGCTGGACAAAGATCCGGACACTGCAGATGCCGTTGAATTCACCAAAAAGAAACTGGCTAATAAAGAGAAGATTTCAGGTTTTGGTCACCGTGTGTATAAAACTTTTGATCCACGTGCCCGACTGCTGCAAACCATGTCCAAAGATCTTTCTGAAGAAACGGGACATCAGCAATTGTATGAGTGGTCGATGGATATGCTGAACACTATGAAGAGTGAAAAAGATATCGATCCTAACGTAGATTTCTTTTCAGCTACGGTTTACTATTCTATCGGAATTGAGCCTGATCTGTACACCTGTATTTTCACGATGAGTCGTGTTTCAGGCTGGACCGGGCATTTCATGGAACAAGCAGCTAATAACCGCCTGATTCGCCCGCGAGCTCTTTATGTTGGTGAGAAAGGGCTGGAATGGACTCCGGTTGAAGAACGGTAA
- a CDS encoding asparagine synthetase B codes for MIKRLLTILLFALSPVLMVSAQQHVLISMDASQTNHLKAYGVIFNHITDGYTAQWLLNYRGGSFLAKVENDIVRKSRLRNVSLETISASEARQIVADVESNSSNTAVVNLEKAPKIAVYTPDQALPWDDAVTLALTYAEVEYEKVWDVEVLEGKLDEYDWLHLHHEDFTGQYGKFWASYRNMPWYIAQVKQMEAMASELGYSSVSEQKKEVARTIKRYVGNGGFLFSMCSGTDTFDIALAAEGVDIAPEQFDGDPADPNAQEKLDFNKTLAFEDFEIVLNPSEYEHANIDVPVSINRVDQSLDFFTLFEFSAKWDPVPTMLTQNHVSSVRGFYGQTTAFQKDKVKSSAVILGESPGREQVKYIHGNYGRGTFTFYAGHDPEDYTHRVNDPPTDLALHPNSPGYRLILNNILFPAAKKKKKKT; via the coding sequence ATGATCAAGAGACTGCTTACGATATTATTATTTGCGCTAAGCCCGGTACTGATGGTTTCGGCTCAGCAGCATGTGCTGATTTCGATGGATGCTTCGCAAACCAACCATCTCAAAGCCTACGGAGTCATTTTTAATCACATCACCGATGGATATACCGCCCAGTGGCTGTTGAATTATCGCGGAGGAAGCTTCCTGGCAAAGGTTGAAAATGACATTGTTCGAAAAAGCAGGCTGCGTAATGTTTCTCTTGAAACCATCAGCGCATCTGAAGCCCGGCAGATTGTAGCGGATGTAGAAAGCAACAGCAGCAATACGGCCGTTGTGAACCTCGAGAAGGCACCAAAAATTGCCGTTTATACTCCCGACCAGGCTTTGCCCTGGGACGATGCCGTGACGCTTGCCCTCACCTACGCAGAAGTGGAATACGAGAAAGTGTGGGATGTGGAAGTGCTGGAAGGTAAGCTGGATGAATACGACTGGCTTCACCTTCACCATGAAGACTTTACCGGACAGTATGGTAAATTTTGGGCCAGCTACCGTAATATGCCGTGGTACATTGCACAAGTTAAGCAAATGGAGGCGATGGCCAGTGAACTCGGTTACTCCTCAGTCAGCGAACAGAAGAAAGAAGTGGCTCGCACCATCAAACGCTATGTAGGCAATGGCGGGTTTCTGTTTTCGATGTGCTCCGGAACCGATACGTTCGATATTGCCCTGGCTGCCGAAGGCGTGGATATAGCCCCGGAACAGTTTGACGGCGACCCTGCCGATCCCAATGCACAGGAAAAGCTGGATTTCAACAAAACACTCGCTTTTGAGGATTTTGAAATTGTGTTGAACCCCAGTGAATACGAGCATGCCAACATTGACGTTCCGGTAAGCATCAACCGGGTTGACCAATCACTTGACTTTTTTACCCTGTTTGAATTTTCAGCTAAATGGGACCCGGTTCCTACTATGCTAACTCAAAATCACGTGAGCAGCGTGCGTGGCTTTTACGGACAAACTACCGCCTTTCAAAAAGACAAGGTGAAATCATCGGCGGTGATATTGGGCGAATCTCCCGGCCGAGAGCAGGTTAAATATATCCATGGAAATTACGGTCGCGGCACCTTCACCTTTTACGCCGGGCATGATCCTGAGGACTACACACACCGTGTAAACGATCCCCCCACCGATTTGGCCTTACATCCCAACAGTCCCGGCTACCGGCTGATACTGAACAACATCCTCTTCCCCGCCGCCAAAAAGAAGAAGAAAAAAACTTAG